One Lucilia cuprina isolate Lc7/37 chromosome 4, ASM2204524v1, whole genome shotgun sequence DNA segment encodes these proteins:
- the LOC111690584 gene encoding uncharacterized protein LOC111690584: protein MKQQNIKSNSASTQNEEICTTSTLKTTGTEIKSMDLKNESDEQTTNVLIRYTLEELKAFAKSPESRKTLKTIGTEIKSMDLKNESKEQTTNVLIRYTLEELKALAKSPESRKTPVVPCQKGDCISQLFVARQQHHHHHLTHQVGQNLTAINIQHHVQQSYHHMNFNESIEFVSGKRRVGGGVGSGGIQRKHHDHHNNAASTGNINITGLSVAPGPSSVGGNSSQIQKKMQVIRINLSLNEEIKLSKCENAWQPKFLSRNSNNNSPTTEKSKDDDGDIDDVLKKVRGILNKLTSENFDVLLKEMTSITINTQEKMQKVMLLIFEKTVSEPNFAPTYAKFSKVLFEEFKAERKKIFNVLLIKRLQTEFELNVNNADAKERKLQQIINKLNETTDQQEKIELQAELELQEYQFRRRAWGTVRFIGEMYKLHSLTADRVLQCVESLLEHGNEEKLEYMCKLLTTVGNVLESGDADSFNNNLRMNKIFAKIQTIVKEARDPCSKKNKICSRVRFMMQDLIDLRSRNWGQSPNTHNSHVTLRRRHTDVRNSNLSSGSLNTYDRCSSQRTSFGNNNNRHNQTRNKHCATGSNYFLQKPSKSQYLGQREQHSSMYMWSTAGRQAYQSSDSQNSGRTTPTSMQLNTSHQYQNQKHQQAQHWGGKNQNSNSDIKAVLASYSNKDNQKLLNHLIEEYLDCLSSRSNRWHEEVLNTWQKTTNKQQICLVYYILMDYLHLAAVKRLERNACADILVYLMSTNAFNKTTFTRAYEQFAVEFPDLLMDVPNGWTYVFQFVGPMLHERLLSFSDIWNTNWRSDQVFTERFINALVVYFTTEFGANYVRDLWHNEYKLDRGQIFMSDQQQWRQFVALNKLQFLYDSKAKPEFITTNAYNNNNNSNSLTVEDYHVQRLEVLLSSPNSNLALDYINTNVNININFLKNLTRFLCDYATTMKTTLSGSSSVSKNSSTCSNTSSRSSLQNTELLSNSNNARKAQLNGNTFRKNCLPLLRLCLDAHEDYELACIDSVVDNIQQEYDANTANELICGIFDILYDCEVIAKESFEKWYNIRQQNKQEQKKHAVNSKKQIKRPLSAHLEAYMQKLL from the exons ATGAAACAGCAAAATATTAAATCCAATAGCg catCCACACAGAACGAAGAAATTTGTACAACATCTACATTAAAAACCACTGGCACTGAAATCAAATCTATGGActtgaaaa atGAATCCGATGAACAGACTACAAATGTTCTTATACGTTATACTTTGGAAGAACTGAAAGCTTTTGCCAAATCACCAGAATctcgaaaaactttaaaaaccatTGGCACTGAAATTAAATCTATGGatttgaaaa atGAATCCAAAGAACAAACTACAAATGTTCTTATACGTTATACTTTGGAAGAACTAAAAGCTTTAGCCAAATCACCAGAATCTCGAAAAACTCCTGTTGTTCCATGCCAAAAAGGAGACTGCATCTCGCAACTTTTCGTAGCTCGTCAGcaacatcatcaccatcatttAACACACCAAGTTGGACAAAATCTAACGGCAATCAACATTCAACACCACGTACAACAATCGTACCATCATATGAATTTCAATGAATCTATAGAATTTGTAAGTGGCAAACGACGTGTTGGAGGTGGCGTTGGAAGTGGTGGCATTCAAAGAAAACATCATGATCATCATAATAATGCAGCCTCTACaggaaatataaatataactgGTCTCTCAGTTGCTCCAGGACCAAGTAGTGTTGGGGGTAATTCATCgcaaatacagaaaaaaatgcaaGTTATACGCATTAACTTGTCATTAAACGAAGAAATTAAATTGTCGAAATGTGAAAATGCTTGGCAGCCTAAATTCCTATCCCGTAACTCAAATAACAATTCGCCCACAACTGAAAAGAGTAAAGATGATGATGGTGATATTGATGATGTTTTGAAAAAAGTCCGGGGAATTCTTAATAAGCTGACTTCGGAGAACTTTGATGTCTTGTTGAAAGAAATGACTAGCATTACAATTAACACAcaagaaaaaatgcaaaaa GTTATGCTATTAATATTCGAAAAAACAGTCAGCGAACCCAATTTCGCACCCACATATGCGAAATTTTCCAAAGTTTTATTTGAAGAATTTAAAGCGGAAcgcaaaaaaatattcaatgttttattaataaaacgcTTGCAGACAGAATTcgaattaaatgtaaataatgctGATGCAAAGGAGCGTAAACTGCAACAGATTATAAACAAACTAAATGAAACAACCGATCAGCAGGAAAAAATCGAATTacaagctgaactagaacttcagGAGTATCAATTCCGACGTCGTGCATGGGGAACGGTGCGTTTTATTGGCGAAATGTATAAATTACATTCATTAACTGCTGATCGTGTTCTACAATGCGTTGAGTCGTTGCTCGAACATGGCAATGAAGAAAAGTTAGAGTACATGTGTAAGTTACTGACAACGGTCGGTAACGTACTGGAAAGCGGTGATGCAGATTCATTTAACAACAATCTTAGAATGAATaagatttttgcaaaaattcaaaCTATTGTTAAAGAGGCCAGAGATCCTTGcagcaagaaaaacaaaatatgcagTCGTGTGCGTTTCATGATGCAAGACTTAATTGATTTAAGATCTAGAAATTGGGGTCAATCGCCTAATACCCATAATAGCCATGTTACACTACGAAGACGACATACTGACGTTAGAAATAGTAATTTGTCATCTGGTTCCTTAAATACTTACGATAGATGTTCTTCACAACGCACGTCCTTTGGTAATAACAACAACCGCCATAATCAAACACGCAATAAGCACTGCGCTACTGGTTCTAactatttcctacaaaaaccATCCAAGTCCCAATATTTAGGCCAACGTGAGCAACATAGTTCAATGTATATGTGGTCGACTGCTGGTCGACAAGCATACCAATCTAGCGACTCTCAGAACAGTGGCCGAACCACACCCACATCTATGCAATTAAATACATCACACCAATACCAGAACCAAAAACATCAACAAGCTCAACATTGGGGTGgtaaaaatcaaaattccaATTCGGATATAAAGGCAGTACTGGCCTCATATTCTAATAAAGAcaatcaaaaactattaaatcacCTCATAGAAGAATATTTAGATTGTCTGTCATCACGCAGCAACAGGTGGCATGAAGAAGTGCTTAATACTTGGCAAAAGACGACCAACAAACAGCAAATATGTTTGGTATATTATATCCTAATGGACTATTTGCACTTAGCCGCAGTCAAACGTTTGGAAAGAAATGCCTGCGCTGATATTTTAGTATATCTTATGAGTACTAATGCATTTAATAAAACGACATTTACGCGAGCTTATGAACAATTTGCAGTGGAATTTCCTGACTTATTAATGGACGTTCCCAATGGCTGGACATATGTTTTTCAATTCGTGGGTCCTATGCTACATGAACGTTTACTAAGTTTTAGCGACATCTGGAACACAAACTGGCGTAGTGATCAGGTGTTTACCGAACGTTTTATCAATGCTTTAGTGGTTTACTTTACTACAGAATTTGGTGCAAATTATGTAAGAGATTTATGGCATAATGAATATAAACTGGATAGAGGGCAAATTTTCATGAGTGATCAACAGCAATGGCGCCAATTTGTTGCCCTTAACAAATTGCAATTCCTCTACGACAGTAAAGCAAAGCCTGAATTCATAACAACAAATgcttataataacaacaataatagtaaTAGTTTAACAGTAGAGGATTACCATGTTCAGCGTTTAGAAGTACTTTTAAGTTCACCTAATTCAAATTTAGCATTAGATTATAttaacacaaatgtaaatataaatattaattttctaaaaaatctaaCACGATTCCTCTGTGATTATGCCACCACAATGAAAACGACTCTGTCGGGCTCATCTTCGGTAAGTAAAAACAGTAGTACCTGCAGCAACACCAGTAGCAGGAGTAGTTTACAAAACACAGAATTACTTAGTAATAGTAACAATGCCAGAAAAGCCCAGCTAAATGGTAATACATttcgaaaaaattgtttacCGCTTTTACGATTATGCCTTGACGCCCATGAAGATTATGAGTTGGCATGTATCGACTCTGTCGTAGATAACATACAACAGGAGTACGATGCAAACACAGCCAACGAACTAATCTGTGGTATTTTTGATATTCTTTACGATTGTGAGGTTATAGCAAAGGAGTCCTTTGAAAAGTGGTATAACATaagacaacaaaataaacaagaacaaaaaaaacatgcagtgaactcaaagaaacaaataaaacgaCCATTAAGTGCTCATCTAGAGGCATACATGCAAAAACtactttaa